GCACCTCCACCGCGGGCACGGCGGCGGCCGCGCTCGTGCTGGGCCGCACCGGGCGCTGGTCGTAGGGGCGACGTGACCTGCCGGACTCTTCCCGGCCCCGGCCCCGCCCCGGCGGGGTCCCGATAGCATGCGCGGGTACTGATCAACGGAGTCGAGGAGGACCGGGCCATGGCCGGAGAGCCGCAGAGCGACTGCCTGTTCTGCAAGATCGTGGAAGGGGAGGTCCCGGCGACGATCGTGCGCGAGACGGAGACGACCGTCGCGTTCCGCGACATCAACCCCCAGGCACCCACCCACGTCCTGGTCATCCCGCGCCTGCACTACCCGGACGCCGCCTCCCTCGCCGCCGCCGCGCCGACGGTCGCCGCGGACGTGCTGCGCGAGGCCGGCGAGGTCGCCGCGGAGGAGAAGATCGACGGCCACGGCTTCCGGATCGTGTTCAACACCGGCGCCGGCGCCGGCCAGACCGTCTTCCACGCCCACGCGCACGTCCTCGGCGGCCGCGGCCTCAACTGGCCCCCCGGATAGGACCGGACGTCACCGTGTCCGTACGCGAACTGGTCGTCCTCGGCACCGCGAGCCAGGTGCCGACCCGGCACCGCAACCACAACGGCTACCTGCTGCGCTGGGACGGGCAGGGCATCCTCTTCGACCCCGGCGAGGGCACCCAGCGGCAGATGCTGAGGGCCGGGGTCGCGGCGCACGACCTCGACCGGATCTGCGTCACGCACTTCCACGGCGACCACTCGCTCGGCCTGGCCGGGGTGATCCAGCGGATCAACCTCGACCAGGTCCCGCACCCGGTCACCGCGCACTACCCGGCGAGCGGGCAGCGCTTCTTCGAGCGGCTGCGGTACGCCACGGCCTACCGCGAGACCGTACGGCTGAG
The DNA window shown above is from Streptomyces showdoensis and carries:
- a CDS encoding histidine triad nucleotide-binding protein — translated: MAGEPQSDCLFCKIVEGEVPATIVRETETTVAFRDINPQAPTHVLVIPRLHYPDAASLAAAAPTVAADVLREAGEVAAEEKIDGHGFRIVFNTGAGAGQTVFHAHAHVLGGRGLNWPPG